Within bacterium, the genomic segment CGAGGGCGTCTCCGAGGCGATCAGCGCGGCGTAGCCGCCCGTCGCGACGACCGTGGCCCGTCCGCCCAGCTCCTGGCGCATCCGGCCGACCATCCCATCGACCTGACCGGCGAAGCCGTACAGGACCCCGGATTGAATCGCCGCGATGGTGTTCCGGGCGATGATCGACGGCGGCCGAATGATCTCAACCTTGCGCAGCTGCGCGGCGTGCTGGACGAGGGCGTCGAGCGAAATCCCGATCCCGGGACAGATCGCCCCGCCCAGGAAGTCGCCGTCCGGGGAGACCGCCGTGAAGGTCGTGGCGGTGCCGAAGTCAACGATGATCGTGGGACCGCCGTACGCCGCGTACGCGGCGATGGCGTTGGCGATGCGGTCCGCGCCGACCTCGGGCGGGTTGTCGTAGAGGATCCGCATCCCGGTGCGGATGCCCGGGCCGACCTCCAGCGGCGTGCACCCGAGATAGGTCTGGCAGAGCTGCCGGAACGTCGCCGCGAGCGGCGGGACCACGCTCGCGATCGCCACCGCGCGGATGTCCGGGAAGTCGACGCTGGCGTGCCGGCAGAGCTGCTGCCAGAGCATGGCGTACTCGTCGGCGGTGCGATCCCGATCGGTGGCGATCGTCCAGTTTGCCACGCGGCCGCGGCCGCGGTAGAGCGCGAGCTTAATCTGGGTGTTCCCGACGTTCACGGCGAGCAGCATGCGGGGGATCCTCCGTTCCAGTCTGCAGGGCAGTACCGGACAGAGCCTGCGGCAGACTCGGGGGTCCGGCTCCCCGGGGGGATGCCGGCCATCCGTAGCGTAGCCGATCGGCGCGCCCCCGTCAAAGCGCGGCGCCCTCCCCGACTCCGGCCGAAGGTCGCGGGGCGGTGCTACCCGGCGAGGCCGGGGACGCCGCCGAGCGTCCGCGCCGTCATCACCGAGCGCATCACCGCCTCGGCGACGACCTCGGGGACCGCGGCCTGCACGGCGAGCCAGTCGGATGCGACCTCCCCGTTGCTCAGGACGAAGAACGTGTCGCCGTCGAGCGAGGTGTGGGATGGCGAGACGGCGCGGGCAAGGCCGGTGTGGGCGAGCAGCGCGAGCCGCGTGGCCTGGGACTTCGTCAGCGCGGCGTCCGTCGCCACCACCCCCAACGTGGTGTGGAAGCCGGAGCCGCGCCCGAGGCCGTGGGCCATCAGATACGCGGTCGTGCCGGCGAACCGCCCGCGGTCGGGATCCCGCGCGCCGGCCAGGATCCGCCCGCTGCGGACGTCCACGACATCGCCGAACGCATTGGTCACCACGATCGCCGCGACGACCGCCCCGCCGGCGACCCGGGTGCCCCAGGTCCCGACGCCGGACTTCATCGCCCCCCGGACCCCGAAGAGCTTCCCCACCATCGCCCCTGTGCCGACCCCAACACACCCCTCTTCGACGGGTCCCGCCCGCGCCGCCCGGCAGGCGGCCGCCCCCATCGCCGCATCGGGGCGGGTGTCCGCGCTGCCGATGTCCAGATCGTAGATCACCGCGGCGGGCACGATCGGGACCCGCGCCCGGGACGTCGGGTACCCGATCCCGCGGGCCCCGAGATACTCGACCGCCCCGTCCGCGGCGGCGAGGCCGAAGGCGCTCCCCCCGCAGAGCAGCACGGCGTGAACCCGTTCCACGAGGTTCTCGGGTCGCAGCAGATCGGTCTCGCGCGTCCCGGGAGCACCGCCCAGCACCGCCCCGCCGGCGACGGCCCCCTCCCCGCACAGCACCGCGGTGCACCCGGTGAGGTGCTCCAGATCGGTGGCGTGGCCGACGGTGATCCCCGGCACGTCGGTGATCGCGGCGCCGGCGGTCACCGGCCCGGCTCCCGCAGCCGCAGGTCGCCGGCGACGACTCGCCGGATCTCGCCGCCGTCGAGCCGCACGAGCAGCGCTCCCGCCTCGTCGAGATCGAGCGCGGTCCCCTCGATCGCGCCGTCGGGCATCTCCACGCGGACTGACCGGCCGAGGGTGTCGGTCGTCTCGCGCCACCGCCGCAGCGTCGGCCCGGTCCCGCCGGACTTCAGCTCCGCGTACGCGCGGTCCAGTTCGCGCAGCACGGCGCGGATCAGCCCTTCCCGATCCACGGGGTGGCCGAGCAGGGCCTGGAGCGAGGTGGCGGGGTACCCCTCGATCACCGGGAGCGCCGCGAGGGCGATGTTCGCGTTGATCCCGACGCCCACCACCACCCACTCGGCGCCGGCGGTCGCCTCGGCCAGGATGCCGGCGATCTTGCCGCCGTCGACGAGGACATCGTTCGGCCACTTCACGCGGGCCGGGAGCCCGGTGAGCTCGCGGATCGCCCGGGCGGTCGCGACCCCCGCCCCAAGGCCCAGGAGCGGGACGCGCTCCAGGGGGAGCTCCGGGCGGAGGATCACGGACAGCCAGATGCCGCCGCGGGGGGACGTCCACGATCGCCCGCGGCGGCCGCGGCCGGCGGTCTGCTCGTCCGCCAGGATGACGGTGCCCTCGGGAGCTGAGACCTCGGTCAGCTGCACCGCCAGGTCGTTCGTCGACGGGAGGGACTCGTGCCAGCGGACGTAGCGGCCGATCAGGCGAGTGCCGAGGTCGGCGAACCGGTCGATCATCGATCGCCCCCCGCCGCGGTCGGGCTCGGGCGGTAGACGCGCACGGCCTCGCGATCCGGGAGCGCCTCGAGCAGGGCTTCCACCGACGCGCCGTCGGGCAGCCGCAACCCGGGGACCAGCTCGGCGAGGGGGACGAGCGCGAACGCTCGGCGGCGGAGTTCGGCGTGCGGGATCACCAGGTCCGGCGTCGCCAGCTCGAGCGCATCGTAGACGAGGATGTCGATGTCGATCGTCCGCGGTCCCCAGCGGACGGTCCGCACCCGGCCCAGCTTCGCTTCGACCTCGAGGCAGCGCGCGAGCAGCGCCGCGGAGGGGAGGGCCGTCCGGACCTGCACCACTTGGTTGAGGAAGCAGGGCTGATCGGTCTTTCCCCAGGGAGGCGATTCGTAGAGATGCGAGGCGGCGACGACGCGCAGGTCGGGAGTGTCCAGGAGGGCCCTGGCCTGCGCCAGCATCTGCGCACGGTCGCCCTGGTTGGAGCCGAGGCCCAGGAACACGGAGGCGGGTTCGTCCCCTTCCCGCGCGCGCCCCAGCGCTTCCCATCCTTCGCGCAGCACCAGCGCCCCGAGCAGGAGGGCCGCCCCCGGGTCGGCCCACCCGAGCCCCACCCGCTGCGCCGCGAGGCCGACGAGCACCACCCCGGCCATCAAGCCGCAGGCCAGGTTCCCCATCGCGTCCTCGCGCAGCGCCTCGCTCCCCAGCACGCGCGCGACCCGCCGCTTCGCCGAGGAGAGCCACGGCATGCCGAGCAGCGCCGCCAGCGAGACCGCGAACCCCCACGCTCCGGGTGCGACCCCAACCGGCCTCCGGAGACGCTCGG encodes:
- a CDS encoding biotin--[acetyl-CoA-carboxylase] ligase → MIDRFADLGTRLIGRYVRWHESLPSTNDLAVQLTEVSAPEGTVILADEQTAGRGRRGRSWTSPRGGIWLSVILRPELPLERVPLLGLGAGVATARAIRELTGLPARVKWPNDVLVDGGKIAGILAEATAGAEWVVVGVGINANIALAALPVIEGYPATSLQALLGHPVDREGLIRAVLRELDRAYAELKSGGTGPTLRRWRETTDTLGRSVRVEMPDGAIEGTALDLDEAGALLVRLDGGEIRRVVAGDLRLREPGR
- the folK gene encoding 2-amino-4-hydroxy-6-hydroxymethyldihydropteridine diphosphokinase — its product is MIAAPAAGSRAPLRRAILLEWVSMAWMLAEGGVAVAAGVAARSLSLEVFGLDSLIELISGAAVLWRLLVEARSASDQDARRVAAAERLSARVVAGCLLALAVYILIGAAERLRRPVGVAPGAWGFAVSLAALLGMPWLSSAKRRVARVLGSEALREDAMGNLACGLMAGVVLVGLAAQRVGLGWADPGAALLLGALVLREGWEALGRAREGDEPASVFLGLGSNQGDRAQMLAQARALLDTPDLRVVAASHLYESPPWGKTDQPCFLNQVVQVRTALPSAALLARCLEVEAKLGRVRTVRWGPRTIDIDILVYDALELATPDLVIPHAELRRRAFALVPLAELVPGLRLPDGASVEALLEALPDREAVRVYRPSPTAAGGDR
- a CDS encoding P1 family peptidase, yielding MTAGAAITDVPGITVGHATDLEHLTGCTAVLCGEGAVAGGAVLGGAPGTRETDLLRPENLVERVHAVLLCGGSAFGLAAADGAVEYLGARGIGYPTSRARVPIVPAAVIYDLDIGSADTRPDAAMGAAACRAARAGPVEEGCVGVGTGAMVGKLFGVRGAMKSGVGTWGTRVAGGAVVAAIVVTNAFGDVVDVRSGRILAGARDPDRGRFAGTTAYLMAHGLGRGSGFHTTLGVVATDAALTKSQATRLALLAHTGLARAVSPSHTSLDGDTFFVLSNGEVASDWLAVQAAVPEVVAEAVMRSVMTARTLGGVPGLAG
- a CDS encoding type III pantothenate kinase encodes the protein MLLAVNVGNTQIKLALYRGRGRVANWTIATDRDRTADEYAMLWQQLCRHASVDFPDIRAVAIASVVPPLAATFRQLCQTYLGCTPLEVGPGIRTGMRILYDNPPEVGADRIANAIAAYAAYGGPTIIVDFGTATTFTAVSPDGDFLGGAICPGIGISLDALVQHAAQLRKVEIIRPPSIIARNTIAAIQSGVLYGFAGQVDGMVGRMRQELGGRATVVATGGYAALIASETPSIAHVDPLLALDGLRILSERNASPEGAGEAGGRV